One window from the genome of Salvia miltiorrhiza cultivar Shanhuang (shh) chromosome 7, IMPLAD_Smil_shh, whole genome shotgun sequence encodes:
- the LOC130994382 gene encoding uncharacterized protein LOC130994382, with protein sequence MCGRFNQVWTDEAVQPEDEAEEPDDDSDEEDEEYDPTNESGTDSTASEDLLDDDLIEFTATERAGWIRQSRTRHGNPTDSTGDLSNWIVPLIPVDATTSLVAHESELSRVADLGKNSFYNSKEELVLAVGFWNMKQGAEAKVVRSDQGRLYYKCKHSDKCKFDVRASCHGGGMWGVHKFKEHSCEGELGILKLIKAHSNVVAAYVEKRIRDDGEVIKPKSIMSELLREFGVRIKYDVALRARNLSLEKIYGRIDDSFLLLPKYLYALSQANPGTVMDLEVDENNRFKHLFLALAASITPFFFSLRPVIVVDGTHLKGKNNGILFVAVTKDANEQVFPLAFGVGPIENDESWKWFLSNVRQTFGQPDNLLVVSDAHVSIANAVKSELPNATHGLCYYHLQNKIKGYGQAVVELFRQAAYAYTDSEFSRAMSAMAQLKPAAYGKLMRVGPEKWARSQSPVTRYSFLTSNAAEALNARLLWARRLPICSMLEAIRMVLE encoded by the coding sequence ATGTGCGGGAGATTCAACCAGGTGTGGACGGATGAAGCCGTACAACCTGAAGACGAAGCCGAAGAACCTGAtgacgattctgatgaagaagacgaagaatacGATCCAACGAACGAGTCGGGAACAGATTCTAccgcctctgaggatttattagacgatgatctgatagagttcacggcgaccgagcgagcaggttggatccgacaaagtagaacccgtcacggaaatccgacggactcgaccggtgatctatctaattggatagttccgttgattccagtggacgccacGACTTCGCTCGTTGCTCACGAGAGTGAGCTGTCCAGAGTtgctgatttggggaagaactctttttacaaCAGTAAAGAAGAATTGGTCCTTGCTGTTGGCTTCTGGAATATGAAGCAAGGGGCTGAGGCAAAAGTTGTACGCTCAGATCAGGGACGCCTCTATTACAAGTGCAAGCACTCTGATAAGTGCAAGTTCGATGTGCGTGCATCTTGTCACGGCGGAGGGATGTGGGGAGTGCATAAGTTTAAAGAGCACTCTTGCGAAGGGGAGTTGGGCATTTTGAAACTAATAAAGGCACATTCGAATGTGGTTGCAGCTTATGTGGAAAAAAGAATACGCGATGACggagaggtcattaagccgaaatctattatgtcggagttgttacgtgaatttggcgtcagaatcaaatatgatgtcgcgctgcgtgcaagaaatctcaGCTTAGAGAAGATATACGGTCGAATTGATGATTCGTTCCTTCTTCTGCCCAAATATTTGTATGCCCTAAGTCAAGCGAATCCAGGCACCGTGATGGATTTGGAAGTAGACGAAAACAACCGGTTCAAACATCTGTTTCTTGCTCTTGCGGCTTCCATCACACCTTTCTTCTTTTCGCTTCGGCCAGTGATTGTGGTCgacggcacacacttgaaggggaagaacaatggcattttgttcgtcgccgtgacaaaagacgcaaacgagcaagtttttccgttggcatttggtgtcgggccgatcgagaatgatgagtcatGGAAGTGGTTCCTCTCAAATGTGAGACAAACTTTTGGTCAGCCCGACAACTTACTAGTTGTCTctgatgcgcatgtctccattgctaatgctgtgaagagcgagttaccaaatgctactcacggtCTTTGCTACTACCACTTGCAGAACAAAATTAAGGGCTACGGGCAAGCTGTTGTTGAGCTTTTCCGCCAGGCTGCATACGCCTACACGGACTCAGAATTTTCACGTGCAATGTCGGCTATGGCTCAATTGAAGCCGGCGGCATACGGGAAGTTGATGCGCGTAGGCCCTgagaagtgggcacgatcacaaAGTCCGGTGACCCGTTATAGTTTTCTTACATCTAATGCTGCCGAGGCTTTGAATGCCCGTTTGTTGTGGGCCAGACGCCTTCCTATATGCTCCATGCTGGAGGCAATCAGGATGGTTCTGGAGTAG
- the LOC130994383 gene encoding putative late blight resistance protein homolog R1B-16 yields the protein MIESHIVNQILPLSAHDEETTLSFSLYLQKKRAIQEKNAAAVGDVDQFHGESNLSYFDYLRQIIEDMDALIEKANELKEKQRLREDQPPTHSTPKYTETGEESSMVGFGEELIQLLDELTGHRSNRHIISIVGMGGMGKTTLAKNIYANQLIIEHFDIRAWAIVSQQYNARQILQQLLSDKDNSSNKDVHELGEQLHKTLFGRRYLIILDDIWSVEAWDEVRRFFPDNGNGSRILLTTRLSDVANNCGSSCFSKNLLDENESWELFCKKSFQNEDCPTELEEVGRKIVRLCKGLALSIVVIGGSLLKSPRTIGYWKSVAEDIESNPNSKEKEESIDVLFSSYNHLPPHLKPCFLHIGVLKLTNYENLHISRIIQLWVAEGFLKSNGGRVLEEIAEGYLKGLIERNLIFVEKRSRNGKMKCCDIHDLLRDLCLKVAEQQGFFHVISQGHVVGTEHHLIYDTFPWLRENTRPLLARSIMKFEFVGEDFCKHRLLRILDVKYTGSVKESLGCVNLRYLAIGESDHSDVVELPSSLSLVWNLHALIFHNHYLIFVAPIEIWKMRQLRHIKCHRIYVPQPDGQDELLNLQTLREAVNLRLSEDVCKIIRNIKILRLRYDPNMVGWDDSLIECLCNLDRLHKLASLKLICHVNCKLNEMLSFPSSLNKLTLGLINFDWDDLTNIDPLPQLEVLKVQFNYVETTWSPVKGQFERLKFLKIDNCHLRCWNAESCHFPMLEKLVLCCLYRLEEIPWGIGEIPTLKLIHLDCCSNSATISAIKIKDEQLEYQDNDDLQIQVIMDDDQMKSFMAMVETEGLTVTTGLN from the coding sequence ATGATTGAATCTCACATCGTCAATCAAATCCTTCCTCTTTCAGCTCATGATGAGGAAACAACTTTGAGTTTCTCGTTGTATCTACAGAAAAAAAGGGCAATTCAAGAGAAAAATGCAGCTGCAGTTGGAGATGTTGATCAATTTCATGGTGAATCAAACCTCAGCTACTTTGACTATCTGCGACAGATAATTGAAGACATGGATGCTCTAATCGAAAAGGCCAATGAGTTGAAGGAGAAACAGAGATTAAGAGAGGACCAACCCCCCACGCATTCAACACCTAAGTATACGGAGACCGGAGAAGAAAGTTCTATGGTGGGATTTGGTGAGGAGTTGATTCAACTTCTCGACGAGCTCACCGGTCATCGATCCAATCGGCATATCATCTCAATCGTTGGTATGGGCGGCATGGGTAAGACTACTCTTGCCAAAAATATTTATGCTAAtcaactcatcatcgaacatttTGATATTCGTGCTTGGGCTATTGTATCTCAGCAATACAATGCTAGACAAATTCTTCAACAACTTCTTTCTGACAAAGACAACTCCTCCAATAAAGATGTACATGAATTAGGAGAacaattacataaaactttatTTGGTAGAAGATATTTGATCATATTAGATGACATATGGAGTGTTGAAGCTTGGGATGAAGTGAGGCGTTTCTTTCCCGATAACGGAAATGGAAGCCGGATTCTCCTAACTACTAGGTTGTCAGATGTGGCTAACAATTGTGGCTCTTCTTGTTTTTCAAAGAATCTTCTAGATGAGAATGAAAGTTGGGAATTATTCTGTAAGAAGTCATTCCAAAATGAAGATTGCCCAACTGAACTTGAGGAAGTTGGAAGGAAGATTGTTAGATTATGCAAAGGACTAGCATTGTCTATTGTTGTGATTGGTGGGAGTCTTCTAAAGTCTCCTAGGACTATAGGATATTGGAAGAGTGTTGCCGAAGATATAGAATCAAATCCAAATtcaaaagagaaagaagaaagcATAGATGTATTGTTTTCAAGTTATAACCACTTGCCTCCTCATTTAAAGCCTTGCTTTCTTCATATTGGAGTTCTTAAACTTACTAATTATGAGAACCTCCATATCTCGAGAATCATCCAACTTTGGGTTGCTGAGGGATTTTTGAAGTCAAATGGAGGCCGAGTTTTGGAAGAGATTGCAGAGGGTTACTTGAAAGGACTTATTGAGAGGAATCTGATATTTGTTGAGAAGCGAAGTAGAAATGGGAAGATGAAATGTTGTGATATTCATGATCTTTTAAGAGACCTATGCTTAAAAGTAGCTGAGCAACAAGGGTTTTTTCATGTGATCTCTCAAGGTCATGTAGTAGGCACAGAACACCACCTGATATATGATACTTTTCCTTGGTTGAGAGAAAATACTAGACCCTTACTTGCACGCTCTATCatgaaatttgaatttgtcgGGGAGGATTTTTGTAAACATAGATTGTTGAGAATTTTGGATGTAAAATATACCGGGTCAGTTAAAGAATCATTAGGGTGTGTTAACTTGCGCTACCTTGCTATTGGGGAATCTGATCACAGTGATGTGGTGGAGCTTCCAAGTTCATTATCCTTGGTATGGAATCTGCATGCTTTAATCTTTCATAATCATTATTTGATATTTGTTGCACCAATTGAAATTTGGAAGATGCGACAACTTAGGCATATAAAGTGTCATCGAATTTATGTTCCTCAACCCGACGGACAAGATGAGTTGCTAAATCTTCAGACGCTTAGGGAAGCAGTGAATTTGAGGTTGAGTGAGGATGTGTGCAAGATCATTCGCAACATCAAGATATTGCGTCTACGTTATGATCCTAACATGGTAGGATGGGATGATAGTTTGATTGAGTGTTTGTGTAATCTTGATCGCTTGCATAAACTTGCATCACTCAAACTGATATGCCATGTGAATTGTAAGCTGAATGAGATGCTCTCGTTTCCCAGTTCGCTAAACAAGTTGACCTTGGGTCTGATCAATTTTGATTGGGATGATCTGACAAATATTGATCCGTTGCCCCAACTGGAAGTTCTCAAGGTACAATTTAACTATGTCGAGACCACGTGGAGTCCTGTTAAAGGGCAATTTGAACGCCTCAAGTTCTTGAAAATTGATAACTGTCATCTGAGATGTTGGAATGCGGAGAGTTGTCATTTCCCAATGCTGGAGAAGCTTGTTCTTTGTTGTCTATATCGGTTGGAAGAGATTCCATGGGGTATTGGTGAGATACCAACACTCAAACTTATTCATCTGGATTGTTGTAGTAACTCTGCCACGATTTCAGCTATCAAAATCAAAGACGAGCAGCTCGAGTATCAGGACAATGATGACCTTCAAATCCAAGTTATTATGGATGATGATCAAATGAAGAGCTTCATGGCAATGGTGGAAACAGAGGGCCTgactgtcacgaccggccttaattaa